The Engystomops pustulosus chromosome 3, aEngPut4.maternal, whole genome shotgun sequence region atTACCCCGTGTTGTAAATCACTGATGATGCTTGTGCCATGTACTCGTCCCATTTCCATATTCATATGTAAGGATCAAAGAGCAGCAAAGGTAATCTATAACCAGTATAACCTTATTACCATGTGTGAGGGACTACTGTCCATTTGGGGCATGTTCTTGGAGCCACCAGGGCAATTAACATGTTTCTCAACAAGATACCAGTATGGGGTAGGAAGGCTGAAGGGAAAGCATAAATCTACATAATTCATGACTCAGAAATTTTGTTTTTGTGAGAACTCTGAGTCTTGTGTAGGAAATCTCCATGGGATCCACACTAtggctacacacagtgatgtcacagtacagggataatacacagtgatgtcacagtgcagggataatacacacagtgatgttacagtacagagataatatacacagtgatgtcacagtacagggataatacacacagtgatgtcacagtacagagataatacacacagtgacgtcacagtacagggataatacacacagtgatgtcacagtacagggataacacacacagtgatgtcacagtacagggataatacacacagtgatgtcacagtacagggataacacacacagtgatgtcacagtatagggataatacacacagtgatgtcacagtacagggataatgcacacagtgatgtcacagtacagggataatacacacagtgatgtcatagtacaggataatatacacagtgatgtcacagtacagagataatatacacagtgatgtcatagtacaggataatacacacagtgatgtcacagtacagggataatacacacattgatgtcacagtacagggataatacacacagtgatgtcacagtacagggataatatacacagtgatgtcacagtacagggataatacaaacagggatgtcacagtacaggtataatacacacagtgatgtcacagtacagggatcatacacacagtgatgtcacagtacagggataatacacacagtgatgtcacagtgcagggataatacacacagtgatgacatagtacaggtataatacacacagtgatgtcacagtacggggataatacacacagtgatgtcacagtacagagataatagacacagtgatgtcacattacagtgatagtgcacacagtgatgtcacagtacagtgatagtatacacagtgatgtcacagtacaggcataatacacagtgatgtcacagtacagagataatacacacagggatgtcacagtacagagataatacacacagtgatgtcacagtacagggataatacacacagtgatgtcacagtacagggatattacacacagtgatgtcatagcacagggataatacacacagtgatgtcatagtatggagataatacacacagtgatgtcacagtacagagataattcacacagtgatgtcacagtacatgtataatacacacagtgatgtcacagtacagggatattacacacagtgatgtcatagcacagggataatacacacagtgatgtcatagtatggagataatacacacagtgatgtcacagtacagagataattcacacagtgatgtcacagtacaggataatacacagtgatgtcacagtacagggatgatacacacagtgatgtcacagtacagggataatacacacagtgatgtcacagtacagggataatacacacagtgatgtcatagtacagagataatacacacagtgatgtcatagtatggagataattcacacagtgatgtcacagtacagggataatacacacagtgatgtcacagtacagggatgatacacacagtgatgtcatagtacagagataatacacacagtgatgtcacagtacagagataatacacacagtgatgccacagtacagggataatacacacagtgatgtcacagtacagggataatacacacagtgatgtcacagtacaggataatacacacagtgatgtcacagtacagggaaaatacacagtgatgtcacagtacagggataatacacacagtgatgtcacagtacagggataatacacgcagtgatgtcacagtacagggaaaatacacacagtgatatcacagtacagggatcatacacacagtgatgtcatagtacagagataatacacacagtgatgtcattgtatgagataatacacacagtgatgtcacagtacagggataatacacgcagtgatgtcacagtacagggaaaatacacacagtgatatcacagtacagggatcatacacacagtgatgtcatagtacagagataatacacacagtgatgtcattgtatgagataatacacacagtgatgtcacagtacagggataatacacacagtgatatcatagtacagagataatacacacagtgatgtcacagaacagggataatacacacagtgatgtcacagtacagggataatacacacagtgatgtcatagtacagggataatacacacagtgatgtcacagtacaaggataataatacacacagtaatgtcacagtacagggataataatacacacagggatattttaaccctgtaatgtaaCAGTAGTAACAGTTACACTATATGAATAATATACACCGTGATATCATAGTTTAGGAATAAAGCAAAAGCAGAATGAATGTTATAATCAGTTAATTGATACAGTTCTGTAATAAAGCACAGTCATCGCTATCTGCCCCCTATCTCTGAGCTTATAATGGCCCCATGGTTGATGGGCACCACAGTCTCTTCTATGTCCTCTACCCTGCTAGTTATGTTCATGCCCTTAGCAGTTTTCCCGGGAAACTAGAAAACCTTTTTTAAGGGAATTCCCATTAGAGGAGGCAGCAGCTCCTTCCCCTGTAGAAAATACTTGCATACTTTGTCATACCAAAAACGAGTGTATGGGGAAGTGTTTAGGAATATCATTTTGTGCTAATAGGTAGTTATCAGTAGCTTATGGTCAACTTTATAGCTGTAGggctaagaaaaaaaaagagtctGCTCGATTTCCATAAATAGCGCCACCCTTGCCTTCAGgttatgtctggtattgcagcttaatgAATGTGAATATCACTATCGTTGCTGATTCAAACTCTAACttcaaaaatcatcatttttattattatttgcggtcaatttttattatattttacatcTCTTTTATATGATCTTATCCTTAGTCCTATATAGGAAGATGAATATTCGCTGTtacttttttgtgtgttgttttttttttttgtttttttttaaatttctttgtaGTTACCGAAATAAGTTCTGCCAACATTTCCACaattacaggcggccccctacttaagaacacccgacttacagacgacccctagttacaaacgggcctctgtactttagtcctaggctacaataatcagctataacaggtatcacaggtgtctgtaatgaagctttattgttaatcctggttctaatgacaatccaacatttttaaaatccaattgtcacagagaccaaaaaaattttggggttacaattataaaatatacagtttcgtcttacatacaaattcaacttaagaacaaccctacagaacctcgtacgtaacccggggacttcccaTACATGAATAGGAGTGATGTATAGAAACCCCTGCAGAATATATTGAGAAGAAAGTTTGTAGTAAAAATTTTTAGGGTCCGTTTTCAACATTTCAGGGTTTTGTATAATTTCTTATTGGTTTATATAAGAATCAATTTGCCAAAATCTTCCATGGAATCTTTTTATTTGCATCCTTAAGATCTCCCCTCCCAGCCTCCTTCTCCTCAGCCGCTCTTATTTACTGAATGACAATTTAGCTGAGGGCTGATAATACTCCGTGAGAGTAAAGTCACACTTCAGGAGTTCATTTTCCATCTTAACACTTGGTTGTCTCCTTTGAACTGCCCCATTTAGACGCCCACCTCAGATTTTGGCAggtctatataaaaaaaaggcttttaccaCCTAGGGAGGATTTAGTCACAACACCACCTACTACAAGGAGACCTTGGCTGTCATCTACAACCTCCAGGATCTACACGACACATCTCAAGCTCCTGGTTCTCATCATGGAGACTATGCACCAACCCATGGTCAAGATGGAGGAGGACTTTACCCTAGGGTCAGATTCTGACCCCGAATCTGCCTATCTATCCACATCTTGGGACTGGAAACAAAACTCTGAGAATTATTCTCTAAGTCAAACTCCATCTCCTCAAAGTTTGTCTCCTACAGCCTCCTATGAGTCTCCATTCTCTGGTTGCTCACGTCCTCCAAGCCTGGAGGAGATGCCATATGGGGAAGAAATGTTGACCTATAGATTATTGCAATACCCGACTGACTGCCAGCTTGATATGGAAGAGGACAAAGACAGTCACCTCAACAAACGTGGACAACACAATCTCAAAGCTTCCATGAATGTCCAACGCAGGAGGAAAGCCAGTGAGAGGGAGAAGATGAGGATGAGGGCCATAGCTGAGGCTCTCCATACCCTGAGGAGGAATTTACCACCAgtctacagtcaaggtagacaaccTCTTACTAAGATCCAGACATTGAAATGCACCATCTCCTACATTGAGGAGCTCACCAACCTTCTCAACAGCACGAAAGGAACTTAATCGTGCTGAGGTCTTCTACACCCACCATGGATGGACACCTCTGGATGGTTGCAATACCAAGCGATTAATAACCAACGTGAGTGGACATTTGCTTTCTGGTTACTTGGGACTTGGGACAGTCATTGAAAAATGAAGACTTGACCTTCATATTAGGGCAAACTGTGCCAATTTTACTATTGGAAACCATTCCGGTGCCACCCAAATGGCTGGTTTTTTGAAAAGAGGACTTGTTGAGGACCATGATAACCCCCTTCATTGTAATCCCCTCCACCCCATGTATGCTGATCGAACCTTTCATGTGGTGCTGTGTGCAGAATTGTTTGTATATAAGGAATGAGTATGAGCAGCACAAAATTGCACAATTTagtaaatgtatttatataaatttgcGGATCAGGATGTTTCGTTGCTAATAAACCTTGTAGAGTAAGAGATTTGTCCTCGTTGCTTTCTAGACTGAAACTAAATTTTTTTGTATGAATGTCATTTAATATTCTTCGAGGGATTTTTCATTTCTGCTCAGAATAATCTAACAGATAAAACTAACAACCACCACCTCCATTCCCGGTTCTCCACCATTCTATATCTTGACCTTCATATATGTCCTGACATGGAGTTTGACTATTGTAGATCTTGGAAGTGACCTGCAGCGGCCACGTGTCCATATCAGGACATCATTGCTGGAGGCAAGAATACAGAAAATGGTGGGACAACAATGGTAGAGCATTTTATGTGGCTAGAAAACCCAAAATGTTTTTAGTAAGGCCACATGCCCACCTAGTCCCAGGGTAAGCCATTGATAACAGATTGGTTGGGGTCCAACATTCTGCAACCTCCCTCTGAAAAAGTCACACGGCAAGGATGCAGCTCTTCAAATGAATAGGGCTGCgctgcaataccaagtacagCCACTATAACATGTACAGCGCTGTGCTTAGTGGACAATGAATAGGCTGCAGATGGGATTTTCTAGacagctgatcagtggaggtgtaAGGTGTAAGACCCAACCAATCTGCTCAGCACAACTGCTACAGATTTAATACTTatataattataatctttatttaaattgcACCATtatattccgcagcgctttacaaatcatagggaacatataataatacaataagACGATACAAAGTCATATGGAAAAATAGGACTGAGGACCCTGCTCACTAAGGCATATAGTGTAGgtggatgatggggtgacacaggagcttacagtctatgaggatgagggggtgacacaagagcttacagtctatgaggatgagggggtgacacaagagcttacagtctataaggatgagggggtgacacaagagcttacagtctatgaggatgaggaggtgacacaagagcttacagtctatgaggatgagggggtgacacaagagcttacagtctatgaggatgagggggtgacacaagagctcacggtctatgaggatgaggggatgacacaagagcttacagtctatgaggatgaggggtgacacaagagcttacagtctatgaggatgaggggtgacacaagagcttacagtctatgaggatgaagggtgacacaagagcttacagtctatgaggatgagggggtgacacaagagcttacagactatgaggatgagagggtgacacaagagcttacagtctatgaggatgaggggtgacacaagagcttacagactatgaggatgagggggtgacacaagagcttacagtctatgaggatgaagaggtgacacaagggcttacagactatggggatgagggggtgacacaagagcttacagtctatgaggatgagggggtgacacaagagcttacagtctatgaggatgaggaggtgacacaagggcttacagtctatgaggatgagggggtgacacaagagcttacagtctatgaggatgaggggtgacacaagagcttacagtctatgaggatgagggggtgacataagagcttacagtctatgaggatgagggggcgacacaagagcttacagtctatgaggatgagggggtgatacaggagcttacagtctatgaggatgagggggtgacacaagagcttacagtctatgaggatgaggggtgacacaagatcttacagtctatgaggatgagggggtgacacaagagcttacagtctatgaagatgagagggtgacacaagagcttacagtctatgaggatgagagggtgacacaagagcttacagtctatgaggatgagggggtgacacaagagcttacagtctatgaggatgagaggctgacacaagagcttacagtctatgaggatgagggggtgacacaagagcttacagtctataaggatgagggggtgacacaagagcttacagtctatgaggatgagggggtgacacaagagcttacagtctatggggatgagggggtgacacaagatcttacagtctatgaggatgaggggtgacacaagagcttatagtctatgaggatgagggggtgacacaagagcttacactcaatgaggatgagggggtgacacaagagcttacagtctatgaggatgagggtgtgacacaagagcttacagtctatgaggatgagagggtgacacaagagcttacagtctatgaggatgaggggtgacacaagagcttacagtctatgaggatgagggggtgatacaagagattacagtctatgaggatgagggggtgacacaagagcttacagtctatgaggatgaggggtgacacaagagcttacagtctatgaggatgagagggtgacacaagggcttacagtctatgaggatgagggggtgatacaagagcttacagtctatgaggatgagggagtgacacaagatcttacagtccatgagggtgagggggtgacacaagagcttacagtctatgaggatgagggggagacacaagagcttacagtctatgaggatgaggggtgacacaagagcttacagtctatgaggataaggaggtgacacaagatcttacagtctatgaggatgagggggtgacacaagagcttacagtctatgaggatgagggggtgacacaagagcttacagtctatgaggatgaggggtgacacaagagcttacagtctatgaggatgaaggggtgacacaagagcttacagtctatgaggatgaggggtgacaaaagagcttacagtctatgaggatgagggggtgacataagagcttacagtctatgaggatgagggggtgacacaagagcttacagtgtatgaggatgaggggggggacacaagagcttacagtctatgaggatgagggggtgacacaagagcttacagtgtatgaggataagggggtgacacaagagcttacagtctatgaggatgagggggtgacacaagagcttacagtctatgaggatgaggggatgacacaagagcttacagtctatgaggatgaaggggtgacacaagagcttacagtctatgaggatgaagggggtgacacaagagcttacagtctatgaggatgaggggtgacacaagagcttacagtctatgaggatgaggggtgacacaagagcttacagtctatgaggatgaggggatgacacaagagcttacagtctatgaggatgagggggtgacacaatggcttacagtctataaggatgagggggtgacacaagagcttacagtctatgaggatgaggggtgacacaagagcttacagtctgtgaggatgaggggtgacacaagagcttacagtctatgaggatgaggggtgacacaagagcttacagtctatgaggatgagggggtggcacaagagcttacagtctatgaggacaggggcgtaactacagcggtagcagccatagcagtcgctatggggcccacggtgtcagggggccccgtcattcgacttgacactaaagaatgaagaatgtgcaccattatatacatatttatacatattatgctgcacattgtggtatatatatattgtttatgtgtgtgtatctgtgatgtgtatatgctctatgtgtatatggtatatggtgtgtataaatacagtactttatgtgtgtatgtaagctgtatgtttgtatatggcactgtatgtgtgcacatgtgaggtgtatatactctatatgtgtgtaacagtgtataaatgtgtatgtatgtgtgatgaactgtatgtttatgtatatagcaatgtaatatatgtatatttttaagccggcAGGTGGCCCctttcagaagcctgctatgaggccctgcctctccttgttacgccactgtatgaGAATgaagtgtgacacaagagcttacagtctatgaggatgagggggcgacacaagagcttacagtctatgaggatgagggggtgacacaagagcttacagtctatgaggatgaggggtgacacaagagcttacagtctatgaggatgaggtggcgacacaagagcttacagtctatgaggatgagggggtgacacaagagcttacagtctatgaggatgagggggtgacacaagcgcttacagtctatgaggatgagggggcggacacaagagcttacagtctatgaggatcaggaggtgacacaagagcttacagtctatgaggatgaggggggggggggggggcaccttaTTGTTTTAATGCTTTAGGGCACCTTCTTTTTTCCAGACCACTCAGCATCTTCCCCGCTTCCATATCTACCCTACAGATTATCTCACCGTAAAGTTTTCTCCTGCAGTAAGTAGGTTGTGATGAAGCATTCATAACATAATTAATACATTACACTCCTCCAGGATGATCCTAATTACTATTCACTATCACTGGTGACATTTTAGCAGCAGAATTACCTTAAGATTCCAGTCTGAGGCTTCCATGTTAAAGTCCCTGAACACTGTCCAAAGGAACTCTGCTgtgaaccacaagagatatcaCAAATCTGATTGTGGGAATACATTTTggagacaattctggtcttctttGATATGTTACATTACcaacttcccattggaaaaaaacTTGTCCTTGATCCAATAGGGCAGCCTTtaagatggcggccatgttccAGACATTGCCTAAAAGATAGGGCCCATAACTTGCTGTAGTATCTGATTTGTCACATATTTGAGAAATAATAGGGTACCCTGGGACCTTCCACTTGGACTGCAGCTATGTTACAGAAattacagaaatttgtgttgaaCAGGTTTCTGCTGGATTGTTCTGTGGCTACTGATGGATGCAATAAGTAATAGATAACAATAAAAGAGAATCATAAACAGATTTGCCAGAGAGAACATCTGATGATCAGTGCCGGCCCCTCTCATCATGTACCAGAGGACAGAGCTTCATCACCGATGTAATTAGACATTTTAGTGTTCTCATTAAAGGGGCGGCTGAACTTAATCCTGGGATGGAGATTTATACCTCCACATTCTATGGTTATTGTTCTTCAGGGAGAAGAGGATCAGCACGGATATTTAGGAGGTTTGCAAATGGTATATGTATTTTCAACAGCTCCCCTGACTATGGGAGAAGTAGAGGTGCTTCAGGTCACCTGGCAATGAGGCTTGTGACCAGTAGACAGATGGTGCCCTAAGAGACATTTATTTCCACGGGAACGGGTGCAGTATTAGGGGCATGGGGGGAATAGAATACAGAGAGACCTtgctacaatgtacaaatacctaaacGGGCAGTATaaggatctttttatacctaggcctgtgaccaggacaagggggcatcctctacacctagaggagaggaggttctaccatcaccatagacagggggcatcctctacacctagaggagaggtggttctaccatcaccatagacagggggaatcctctacacctcgaggagaggcggttctactatcaccatagacaggcaccatcctctacacctagaggagagacacttCTACCATCACAACAGACAGggcgtatcctctacacctagaggagaggcagttctatcatcaccatagactgggggcatcctctacacttagaggagaggtggttctaccatcaccatagacagggggtatcctctacacctagaggagaggtggttctaccatcaccatagacagggggtatcctctacacctagaggagaggcagttctaccatcaccatagacagggggcatcctctacacctagaggagaggaggttctcccatcaccatagaccggaataatcctctacacctagaggagaggaggttctcccatcaccatagaccggaataatcctctacacctagaggagaggtggttctaccatcaccatagacagggggcatcctctacacctagaggaggttctaccatcaccatagacaggggacatcctctacacctagaggagaggaagttctaccatcaccatagacagggggcatcctctacacctagaggagaggtggttctaccatcaccatagacagggagcatcctctacacctagaggagaggtggttctaccatcaccatagacaaggggcatcctctacacctagaggagaggcggttctatcatcaccttaGACCAggaccatcctctacacctagaggagaggtggttctaccatcaccatagacagggggcattatctacacctagaggagaggtggttcaaccatcaccatagacaaggggcatcctctacacctagaggagaggtggttctaaaatcaccatagacagggggcatcctctacacctagagaagaggtggttctaccatcaccatagacagggggcatccgctacacctacaggagaggaggttctaccaccaccatagacaggggatatcctctacacctagaggagaggaagttctaccatcaccatagacagggggcatcctctacacctagagaagtggttgttctaccatcaccatagacagggagcatcctctacacctagaggagaggtggttctaccatcaccatagacagggggcatcctctacacctagagaagtggttgttctaccatcaccatagacagggagcatcctctacacctagaggagaggtggttctaccatcaccatagacaggggacatcctctacacctggaggagaggcggttctaccatcaccatagacaaggggcatcctctacacctagaggagaggaggttctaccatcaccatagacagggggcatcctctacacctagaggagaggtggttctaccatcaccatagacagggagcatcctctacacctagaggagaggtggttctaccatcaccatagacaaggggcatcctctacacctagaggagaggcggttctatca contains the following coding sequences:
- the MSGN1 gene encoding mesogenin-1, with product METMHQPMVKMEEDFTLGSDSDPESAYLSTSWDWKQNSENYSLSQTPSPQSLSPTASYESPFSGCSRPPSLEEMPYGEEMLTYRLLQYPTDCQLDMEEDKDSHLNKRGQHNLKASMNVQRRRKASEREKMRMRAIAEALHTLRRNLPPVYSQGRQPLTKIQTLKCTISYIEELTNLLNSTKGT